The genomic region GAAAGACGGGAATTCGTAATATGATGGCCATAATGTTCCACAAAAATGTAGAGTCATAAATAGACCCTGTAGTAGACCCCATATTAGATCATGTGCTCTAATTAATAGATACTGTCACAGCACAGATGTCTGAATGAGCCACACTGTGAACCAAGATATCTTGTTTTAGATCATATGGATAAAAAGTGGAAGCGTTTATGTTTTAGAAATTTAGGAATTATTTAGTCTGATTCTTTTCACTCTCCATAGAGACTTGATCTATCTGGGGTCCACATTCTTTAACACTTCATTGAGACTGTAGAAATCTGAAAACCAAATCACATTTGGTGAAATGACCTTTTAGGGAAGTGATTGCAGGTCTaaattttttttcttgtttttttttttttcttccttcagGCCATAAGTTTTTTTTGTCAATGGCTGCCATATAGATAAAACCTTGTTCTGAAAGCCATATCACAAAACCTGTCGGGCCATGAAAGGTTCCTGAGATCCTGATCCTGCAGggctgtttgttttctttgctcATAGCACTGGTGCTACAGATATCGATAGTTTTGTAGCACAATCCACAAAATCCTTAGCATCCTGAATTTTTGTAGCATGTGCTACATATGTAGCACTGTACAGCCCCGTTGTACAGTAGTGTGACTGTTGGACAGCCATGGGCTTTGCTCAGCTCTGGCCTGTCTGCTTCTCATTAGTGGTGAGATCTGCTCCATTAAGTCTCCCGCCTGCGTTAGGCTCTGCATCCTCATCTGGCCCATGTTCCAGGCCATCTGACACGGCACAAGCCACTGTTTGTTCCTCCGGCCGGCCCATGGGGTTGGAGATGTCATTCAGACCAAAATCGCACTGACAACTTGCACACCTTACAAGAAGTACAAATAAACATGTCTGCAGGCTGCGAGCAGATTCTGAATGGCCTTGGCGCAGATGGTGCGGGATCCATTTTGCTGTACATCAGCTGACCTTCCTTCTAGTTTGTCTGTTGTCTGTCAAGGTTTTATAAAAGACTAGATGTAGATGGAAGGTCACTTTGGTGGAGCTCAGAAAACCTGCTGCCCCACCCCCAAGGGACAAGAATagagcctatatatatatatatatatatatatatatatatatatggtataaatgtgtaatgtatgtgggtCCTGAGGTAGATATGACTAATTCTTCTTTGACTAAATTGTCTTATTTTCTTAATCCTCCAGTTGAGAGAGCACAGCAGTGCAAGCTGATGAGAGGAAAGCTGGCTGCGCTGAACCAAACAGAAGAGTAGAAGTGGATCCAAAATGACACAGAGAATTAGTCACTGCAGTTATCTGATAGTCCAGTGCTCCAGCACCACACCAAACAGCAGCAGACTCTTTCAAGGTACCTACATCATTGATCTCACTCAATCTTAGTCACTAATAATCCCAGACTTTCAAAGCGTCTGTGGTAACAGATTCCGGCAATTGTATTGAATCACATccaatgtttctgtcttgtaGGTTTTCAGCGAGAATAGAATATGTGCAGGTGCTGTGGCACCTCCTGTTTAAGCGCATTTGGTCTCCTGCCCATTCAGAGAGGACAGCAGGAGACTCTCAGGTCCAGCTCACAGACCAGACCTTTAAGGGCCTCGACCAAATAAAACGCTGTTCCAGGTGTCCTCATGGGACCAACGAGCCTTGGTCCTTCTGAGGTCCAGCTCAGTCCCTATGGCCTCCGACAAGGATTTGGTATTGAGGAGAACCTCCATCCCTTTCCATCGCCCCCAGGGAGCTCGCAGCTTATGACCAACTCGGTTCTCCTGAGCAACATGTATTGTTTCTCCCCCATGTCTCCGGTGTCTGTGGCCTCAGAGGACATAGGCATGGTCTCCAGCATCAGCTCCAACCAGAAGGCCACCGCCACTTGTCTTCGAGTCTGCAAAGAAGGGTCTCGTcctgtggttggctgtcctcAGGTCCAGCTGCCTCAAAGTTCGCACAGTTCCAAGAACTGTGTCCATCCACTGACCTCCTCGATGTCCCTCACCTCCTCACCTCTgttctactcctcctcctcttcctcctcctcatcttcttcAACCACCAACCTTTCCCTCTGTTCCTCGTCTGTGCACCTGAGCTCTGCCCCTCTCCCCACGCCTCCTCTGTCCAGAGCTGGCCACCACGACAGCATCAGAAATGTCCCTctacaacagcagcagctggaCCTTCATGGGCCGCTGCCCGTCGCTCTCAAGCAGGAGCCGGGCGACGAGTTGTTCCTGCCGTGCAACCAGGCGCTTTTTCACCTGAAGCACGAGGAGGATCGAGCGCGTCTCGGCCAGGAACGCCACCGCCGTCCGGCGCCATGTGGCACCTTACCATCACCACACGAACACCTCCACTCCCAGCAGTGTCTGCCCACGGATCTGAAGGACCACTGCCTCATGACCTCCAGGCACTCGTCCCAGGAGCCCCACGCCCAAGCTGGGCAGCCGTGCAAGGGCAGGGAGGGGGGTGAGATGTGCATGTCCCCCCGAGACGAGCAAGCCTGCCAGTGGCTGGACTGCTGCGCTGCCTACAAGCAGACAGAGGAGCTGGTGAGGCATATCGAGAAGGTTCACGTGGACCAGCGGAAAGGCGAGGACTTCACCTGCTTCTGGGCCGGCTGCGTGCGCCGCTACAAGCCCTTCAACGCCCGCTACAAGCTCCTGATCCACATGAGGGTCCACTCTGGGGAGAAGCCCAACAAGTGCATGGTGAGTTGAACTAAATGTTATGAAAACACGATTTAATCCACTGCCTCTTGCTCAAGGCAGTGGACTACAGATAAGTCTCTTTACAATATCCTGCTATTCCTTACGGGCTCAGTAAGCATCCATCAGCAATCTCACGTTCAGAccaagaagagaaagagatagacatACTTGAAGTGGACCAACAGCTGCAGTCTATGTCCACTCTTGAGATGTGATGTGAATGCTTATGTAGTCATGCTTTTATAGAGGGCATAGGTATATAAACAGAGTCTATAATTTGAGAAAGTTTTCACATTGTTGTTTGTCACAATCGGTCACAGAAATTAATTTCCCTGCAAATGCTTAATGAGAGCACTGTTTTTCCCCTCGcttgtaataaataataaaagaatcCCTGGCCCGATCAGGACGAAACTGCTCTGACTGCTGTGAGGTTTAGTGGGTAAAGCTGAACTGATGCACGACCTCAGCTCTCCTCAAACCCACAGGTCTCATCGCTCATGGACACTTGACTAATAAGAGGTCTGCCACATTGATTTTGCCATCAGTGACCTTTCCAGACAATTGAACTTAAATTATGTGGTCAAATTGCACactgaagatggagaggcggTTTGAGCTTTTCTCTTCTTGTCTCTTTTGGTGTATTGTTTCACTATGCATTGCACACCGAAGGCTTCCCTCAGGAAAGGCCAGGAATGTTCTGGAGTTTTGAGAAGAGTTAGTCCTTATGTGGGGGTTGATTTGGACAAAGGTTTTCAGAAGGAATGGGGATTTTTTTGGATGTTTCCGTGAATTGAAAACCAAACAAACGCGAAAACCTCTGGCTCTTAGACTTCATACAAGCCAGTGATTAAATATTAGTTACTTTGGAGCAGACATGCACTCATTTCCTGTTTGTTCACTGACCTGTTTGCTGTGTTGACCTCATCTGGCTGTGTGTTAGCCGCAGTAAACCCACAGGCCAGCTTCAGTGGCGGGGCATTGTGATGGTGGATGAAATGTTCATTTGTATTTGATGTTATGGCGTAGTGAAAGTAAAGGAC from Alosa alosa isolate M-15738 ecotype Scorff River chromosome 1, AALO_Geno_1.1, whole genome shotgun sequence harbors:
- the LOC125299480 gene encoding zinc finger protein GLIS1 isoform X2, which encodes MGPTSLGPSEVQLSPYGLRQGFGIEENLHPFPSPPGSSQLMTNSVLLSNMYCFSPMSPVSVASEDIGMVSSISSNQKATATCLRVCKEGSRPVVGCPQVQLPQSSHSSKNCVHPLTSSMSLTSSPLFYSSSSSSSSSSSTTNLSLCSSSVHLSSAPLPTPPLSRAGHHDSIRNVPLQQQQLDLHGPLPVALKQEPGDELFLPCNQALFHLKHEEDRARLGQERHRRPAPCGTLPSPHEHLHSQQCLPTDLKDHCLMTSRHSSQEPHAQAGQPCKGREGGEMCMSPRDEQACQWLDCCAAYKQTEELVRHIEKVHVDQRKGEDFTCFWAGCVRRYKPFNARYKLLIHMRVHSGEKPNKCMFEGCSKAFSRLENLKIHLRSHTGEKPYLCQHAGCLKAFSNSSDRAKHQRTHLDTKPYACQLPGCTKRYTDPSSLRKHIKAHTVKMQQLRDQVLLCSEVETDCMSECLALHSLLSAAPGLMEPGSPGVTVTAVATAPAGPRSQPCISSFPGAEDYSESSIIPLSEALATPPDLSSTPCDLQQRVGGSPQQLPLMSPGRTLPNRFHSSLMFSEVSLLRGRGEPLTHPDRLGLLTDQCDPKHEGLYPDLTGAYHDFHSGNISLLDHLASEASGGLFEPSGYLLNPSSTSPSTGFSGQEHQASGSHVFPPLQRRVTPQMCL
- the LOC125299480 gene encoding zinc finger protein GLIS1 isoform X1, encoding MGPTSLGPSEVQLSPYGLRQGFGIEENLHPFPSPPGSSQLMTNSVLLSNMYCFSPMSPVSVASEDIGMVSSISSNQKATATCLRVCKEGSRPVVGCPQVQLPQSSHSSKNCVHPLTSSMSLTSSPLFYSSSSSSSSSSSTTNLSLCSSSVHLSSAPLPTPPLSRAGHHDSIRNVPLQQQQLDLHGPLPVALKQEPGDELFLPCNQALFHLKHEEDRARLGQERHRRPAPCGTLPSPHEHLHSQQCLPTDLKDHCLMTSRHSSQEPHAQAGQPCKGREGGEMCMSPRDEQACQWLDCCAAYKQTEELVRHIEKVHVDQRKGEDFTCFWAGCVRRYKPFNARYKLLIHMRVHSGEKPNKCMFEGCSKAFSRLENLKIHLRSHTGEKPYLCQHAGCLKAFSNSSDRAKHQRTHLDTKPYACQLPGCTKRYTDPSSLRKHIKAHTVKMQQLRDQVLLCSEVETDCMSECLALHSLLSAAPGLMEPGSPGVTVTAVATAPAGPRSQPCISSFPGAEDYSESSIIPLSEALATPPDLSSTPCDLQQRVGGSPQQLPLMSPGRTLPNRFHSSLMFSEVSLLRGRGEPLTHPDRLGLLTDQCDPKHEGLYPDLTGAYHDFHSGNISLLDHLASEASGGLFEPSGYLLNPSSTSPSTVGFSGQEHQASGSHVFPPLQRRVTPQMCL